In Gammaproteobacteria bacterium (ex Lamellibrachia satsuma), a single genomic region encodes these proteins:
- the grxC gene encoding glutaredoxin 3, which yields MPKVVMYTTAVCPYCVRAKFMLKNKQVDYEEIRIDTDHDAMQVMMQRSRRNTVPQIFIDEYHVGGYDDMAALEMAGRLDELLGVAES from the coding sequence ATGCCTAAAGTGGTGATGTATACCACGGCGGTCTGCCCCTATTGCGTACGCGCCAAGTTCATGCTGAAAAACAAACAGGTGGACTACGAAGAGATCCGCATCGATACCGACCACGACGCGATGCAGGTCATGATGCAACGCAGTCGGCGCAACACAGTGCCGCAGATCTTCATCGACGAATACCATGTCGGCGGTTATGACGATATGGCCGCCCTTGAAATGGCTGGTCGCCTGGACGAACTGCTCGGTGTGGCGGAAAGCTGA
- a CDS encoding RNA-binding S4 domain-containing protein, whose protein sequence is MNEAAGKVRLDKWLWAARFFKTRQLACEAINGGKVHLNGQRTKPGRELKVGSHLQIHKGSLEWDVEVRVLASKRRPAREALEFYEESAESERQRQKITEEQRLQRAMEPRPARGKINKKDRRMIHRFTNKGT, encoded by the coding sequence ATGAATGAAGCAGCGGGCAAGGTTCGGCTCGACAAATGGCTGTGGGCAGCTCGCTTTTTCAAGACTCGTCAACTCGCCTGCGAAGCAATCAATGGTGGTAAAGTTCATCTCAACGGCCAGCGCACAAAACCTGGCCGTGAGCTCAAGGTCGGTTCACATCTGCAAATCCATAAAGGCTCACTTGAATGGGATGTGGAGGTACGGGTACTGGCCTCAAAACGACGCCCTGCCAGAGAGGCACTTGAATTCTACGAAGAGTCGGCAGAGAGTGAACGGCAGCGACAGAAGATTACCGAAGAGCAGCGTTTGCAGCGTGCCATGGAACCACGGCCCGCTCGTGGCAAAATAAACAAGAAAGATCGCCGCATGATCCATCGTTTTACCAACAAGGGAACCTGA